From Novosphingobium resinovorum, the proteins below share one genomic window:
- a CDS encoding cation:proton antiporter, translating to MEQHAQAFLLRDGFFLLGTALGFVLLFRRLGIGATLGFLTTGAVLGPYVLNLVGDPESKMGIAELGITLLLFIVGLELAPARLWKMRHEIFGLGLLQVVLCGLAVSAVIYFFTGFSLQASLALGLPLGLSSTAQVLPMLQSAGRLHTPFGERSFAILLFQDLSIIPLITIIAAMNRNPALPSGPPGWVLGLETVAAIVGLILAGRFVIRPLFGLIGNLGEREMFVFAALFTVMASGALMQALGLSTALGAFIAGVMLADSPYRHELEADVEPFRAILLGLFFMSVGMMLDLSAIAERPLFVMAMALALIAVKGGIIFLLGLAFRMEWRSALALGLLLSQGGEFAFVLFAQASNAMLVDAQATSLFSAIVTLSMVTTPFLMMATRGIRERPEGKKEVREGPHEDGANAIVVGYGRFGQTVAQMLIAADIPVTMIDTDIEMIDIARDFGAQVWFGDGTRIDMLRQAGAAEAELIVFCIDGDQLTEPFLQAVHQAFPNAQVHARVFDRRALVRLKDAPIASMAREVMESAVVLARKALKGLDVALGDIDRAEQMYRKSDKERLTVQYEGGDVRAAREHIITQRPRDRR from the coding sequence ATGGAACAACATGCCCAGGCATTCCTGCTGCGCGACGGATTTTTCCTGCTGGGAACCGCGCTCGGCTTCGTGCTGCTGTTCCGGCGGCTGGGGATCGGCGCCACGCTGGGGTTCCTGACCACCGGCGCGGTGCTGGGTCCCTATGTCCTGAACCTCGTCGGCGATCCCGAAAGCAAGATGGGCATCGCCGAACTGGGCATCACCCTGCTGCTGTTCATCGTCGGGCTCGAACTCGCGCCAGCGCGCCTGTGGAAGATGCGGCACGAGATTTTCGGGCTCGGCTTGCTGCAGGTGGTGCTGTGCGGGCTGGCGGTTTCGGCCGTTATCTATTTCTTCACCGGCTTCAGCCTGCAGGCCTCGCTGGCGCTGGGTCTGCCGCTGGGGCTGTCGTCCACCGCGCAGGTGCTGCCGATGCTGCAGAGCGCCGGGCGCCTGCACACGCCGTTCGGCGAGCGATCCTTCGCGATCCTGTTGTTCCAGGACCTGTCGATCATCCCGCTGATCACCATCATCGCGGCAATGAACCGCAATCCGGCGCTGCCTTCCGGCCCGCCGGGATGGGTGCTGGGGCTGGAGACGGTCGCCGCCATCGTCGGCCTGATCCTCGCGGGGCGCTTCGTCATCCGGCCGCTGTTCGGCCTGATCGGCAACCTCGGCGAGCGCGAAATGTTCGTCTTCGCCGCGCTGTTCACGGTCATGGCCTCGGGCGCCTTGATGCAGGCGCTCGGCCTTTCGACCGCGCTTGGCGCCTTCATCGCAGGCGTCATGCTGGCGGATTCGCCCTATCGCCACGAACTTGAGGCCGACGTCGAACCGTTCCGCGCGATCCTGCTGGGGCTGTTCTTCATGTCGGTGGGCATGATGCTGGACCTCTCGGCCATCGCCGAACGCCCCTTGTTCGTCATGGCGATGGCGCTCGCGCTGATCGCGGTGAAGGGCGGCATCATCTTCCTGCTCGGCCTCGCCTTCCGGATGGAGTGGCGCAGCGCCCTCGCGCTCGGCCTGCTGCTCAGTCAGGGGGGTGAATTCGCCTTCGTCCTGTTTGCGCAGGCCAGCAATGCGATGCTGGTGGATGCGCAGGCGACCAGTCTGTTCAGCGCCATCGTCACTCTCTCGATGGTCACCACGCCGTTCCTGATGATGGCGACGCGCGGCATCCGCGAACGACCCGAGGGCAAGAAGGAAGTCCGCGAGGGCCCGCACGAGGACGGCGCCAACGCGATCGTCGTGGGCTATGGCCGCTTCGGGCAGACGGTGGCGCAGATGCTGATCGCCGCCGACATTCCGGTGACGATGATCGACACCGACATCGAGATGATCGACATCGCCCGGGACTTCGGCGCGCAAGTCTGGTTCGGTGACGGCACCCGCATCGACATGCTGCGGCAGGCGGGCGCGGCGGAGGCCGAACTGATCGTCTTCTGCATCGACGGCGACCAGTTGACCGAGCCGTTCCTGCAGGCCGTCCACCAGGCTTTCCCCAATGCGCAAGTCCACGCCCGCGTGTTCGACCGCCGCGCGCTGGTGCGGCTGAAGGACGCGCCGATCGCCTCGATGGCGCGCGAGGTGATGGAATCGGCGGTGGTGCTGGCGCGCAAGGCGCTCAAGGGGCTGGACGTGGCGCTCGGCGACATCGATCGCGCCGAACAGATGTACCGCAAGAGCGACAAGGAACGCCTGACCGTGCAGTACGAAGGCGGCGACGTGCGTGCCGCGCGGGAGCACATCATCACGCAGCGGCCGAGGGACCGGCGGTAG
- a CDS encoding acyl-CoA thioesterase has translation MTFTLTFTALPEHIDVMGHVNNAVWVQWMEAMAGAHWAAVAPPEHQEKYAWLVTRHEIDYRGNIREGESVTGETFIPEGPSGARFDRRVDFRNAAGKVIVSARTTWAMIDIASGRLMRVPPEVAAPFVG, from the coding sequence ATGACCTTCACGCTCACCTTCACCGCGTTGCCCGAGCACATCGATGTGATGGGCCACGTCAACAATGCGGTGTGGGTGCAGTGGATGGAGGCGATGGCGGGCGCGCACTGGGCCGCCGTCGCCCCGCCTGAGCATCAGGAGAAGTACGCTTGGCTCGTCACCCGTCACGAGATCGATTACCGCGGCAACATCCGCGAAGGCGAGAGCGTGACCGGCGAGACCTTCATTCCCGAAGGACCGAGCGGCGCGCGGTTCGACCGGCGGGTGGATTTCCGTAACGCGGCGGGCAAGGTGATCGTCTCGGCCCGCACGACATGGGCGATGATCGACATCGCCTCAGGCCGGCTGATGCGTGTGCCACCGGAAGTGGCGGCGCCTTTCGTGGGCTGA